The following coding sequences are from one Manis pentadactyla isolate mManPen7 chromosome 13, mManPen7.hap1, whole genome shotgun sequence window:
- the LOC130680180 gene encoding LOW QUALITY PROTEIN: putative olfactory receptor 14L1 (The sequence of the model RefSeq protein was modified relative to this genomic sequence to represent the inferred CDS: deleted 1 base in 1 codon), which produces MANVTVLLSEFVLMGFSDIWELQVLHAVVFFLIYLTALIGNLLIILLITLDQHLHSPMHFFLRTLSLLDVCFISVTVPKAITQSLTQNSSISFLGCAVQVFLVVLFACAELALLTVMSYDRYVAMCHPLHYQVMMRKGACEKMVAASWFSGAVSGFLNTSVTSLPFCWSDVIHQFFCEIPSLLRLSYSERFLAEIGAIIATTSLGILRFTSILVSYPYIFSTVLRIPSVEGRSKVFSTCIPHLVVVIVFLSTGSITYLKPTSESPSIWDLIVSVFYTVAPPTLNSIVYSLKNRDMQAAFWKMLRKTVFIHRNNKSNNNNTATSLSSGKRKANSVSNSHPPI; this is translated from the exons ATGGCCAATGTCACTGTGCTGCTGAGTGAATTCGTCCTCATGGGATTCTCCGACATTTGGGAGCTGCAGGTCCTCCATGCTGTGGTATTCTTTCTCATCTACCTGACGGCTCTGATTGGCAACCTGCTCATCATTCTTCTTATCACGTTGGACCAGCACCTCCACAGTCCTATGCAC TTTTTTCTGAGGACACTGTCGTTGTTAGATGTGTGCTTCATCTCTGTCACAGTTCCCAAGGCCATCACTCAATCTTTGACCCAGAATAGCTCAATATCATTCCTGGGCTGTGCAGTGCAAGTTTTCTTGGTTGTTCTGTTTGCCTGTGCAGAGCTGGCCttgctcacagtgatgtcctatgaccggtATGTAGCCATGTGTCACCCCCTACATTATCAGGTCATGATGAGGAAAGGAGCCTGTGAGAAGATGGTGGCTGCCTCCTGGTTCAGTGGGGCTGTCTCTGGCTTCTTGAACACTTCTGTGACCTCGTTACCATTCTGTTGGTCAGATGTCATCCATCAGTTCTTCTGTGAGATCCCCTCATTACTCAGACTCTCTTACTCAGAGAGGTTCCTTGCTGAGATTGGAGCCATAATTGCCACAACCTCCTTGGGTATCCTGCGGTTCACTTCCATCCTGGTTTCTTATCCCTACATCTTCTCCACAGTTCTGAGGATACCATCGGTGGAAGGCAGGTCAAAAGTCTTCTCAACATGCATTCCTCATCTCGTGGTTGTTATCGTTTTCCTCAGTACAGGGTCCATCACCTACCTTAAGCCAACGTCAGAGTCCCCTTCTATTTGGGATCTGATTGTGTCTGTCTTCTACACTGTGGCACCACCAACATTGAATTCCATTGTCTATAGCCTGAAGAACAGGGACATGCAAGCTGCCTTCTGGAAAATGCTGAGAAAGACTGTCTTCATACACAGAAACAACAAGAGCAATAACAACAACACAGCTACTTCGCTCAGTTCAGGCAAACGTAAAGCCAATTCAGTTAGCAACAGCCATCCTCCTATTTAA
- the LOC118913050 gene encoding olfactory receptor 14C36-like produces the protein MANCSKVTKFLLEGFANGRELRVLQVVSFLLIYLATLLGNLLIIAATTFDQSLHTPMYFFIRNLSILDMCFVSVTVPNACVNSLTDNRVISVAGCATQVYLVIYCVYVELLFLTVMACDRYVAICQPLHYPVIMNHQFCVWTTLDSLLSGLIYAGVHTGNTFRLSFCQSNVVHQFFCDIPSLQRLSCCNTFISFLLILMSAIMVCGGCFTFIAMSYIQILSTVLKFPTRERGKAFSTCVPHITVVCVFLTSLIYVYLKPSVTSSMIQDMILSVLYTIVPPFLNPIIYSLRNKQVKKAVSKIILRKCYSGK, from the coding sequence ATGGCCAATTGCTCAAAGGTGACCAAGTTTCTCCTTGAGGGCTTTGCTAATGGGAGAGAGTTGAGGGTCTTACAAGTCGTATCATTCCTATTGATATACTTGGCCACCTTGCTAGGGAACCTTCTCATTATTGCTGCCACTACTTTTGACCAGAGCCTTCACACGCCCATGTATTTCTTCATCAGAAACCTGTCTATCTTAGACATGTGCTTTGTTTCTGTCACTGTCCCCAATGCGTGTGTCAATTCCCTCACTGACAACAGGGTCATTTCAGTGGCTGGGTGTGCAACCCAGGTCTACCTGGTTATTTACTGTGTGTATGTGGAGCTCCTGTTCCTCACCGTCATGGCCtgtgaccgctatgtggccatctgccagcccCTCCACTACCCGGTCATCATGAACCACCAGTTCTGTGTCTGGACAACACTGGACTCCCTGCTCAGTGGCCTCATCTATGCAGGTGTGCACACAGGCAACACGTTCCGGCTGTCCTTCTGTCAGTCCAACGTGGTCCATCAGTTCTTCTGTGACATCCCTTCTCTGCAGAGGCTCTCGTGCTGCAATACCTTCATCAGTTTTCTCTTAATTCTGATGTCTGCCATTATGGTCTGTGGTGGCTGCTTTACCTTTATTGCCATGTCATACATTCAAATACTTTCCACTGTGCTGAAGTTTCCAACCAGAGAGCGAGGCAAGGCCTTTTCCACGTGTGTCCCTCACATCACTGTGGTTTGTGTCTTCCTCACTTCTCTCATCTACGTGTACCTAAAGCCTTCAGTAACCTCTTCTATGATTCAGGAcatgattctttctgtgttgtataCTATAGTTCCCCCATTCTTGAATCCAATCATCTACAGTCTTAGAAATAAACAGGTAAAGAAAGCTGTAAgcaaaataatattaagaaagTGTTATTCagggaaataa